The Apium graveolens cultivar Ventura chromosome 3, ASM990537v1, whole genome shotgun sequence sequence ACTTGTAGCTATCATTTTATTCTGGAATTCTCGTTACAAACAAAAGCATCACACAGTCGGAGTTTGTGACCGACAATGATACCTTCCATAGATTGAAGGATGTGATTCATGTGATTTTGTGAAAAGTTCATTAATGAAGATTCCACAAGATAATAAATAAAACAATAATACATTTCAACATAACTTGGCAACAATGAGCATCTGTGTGTGTTTAATACTCAAATCATAAGATTCTAGTTTTAGCTTCTGGATCAGATGATTCACTGCCCATACACATTACAAATGTTTTCGGTCAAAGGTCGACAATTTTTTTTATAGAAACCTTCTAAAATACGCATATGGGCTGTTATGAAAAAATCTTAAGCCAGAGTAAATGTATGAACATCGGGACAGCCTCATTAGCAAGTTAAGAGGCATACATAATCACTGCCTCTTAACATAAGGTTCTAGTTTTAGCTTCTGGATCAGATGATTCACTGCCCATACACATTACATATGTTTTCGGTCAAAGGTCGACAATTTTTTTTATAACCTTCTAAAATACGCATATTGGCTGTTATGAAAAACCTTAAGCCAGAGTAAATGTATTAACATGGAACAGCCTCATTAGCAAGTTAAGAGGCATACATAATCACTAAAAATTATTACCCAAGTAAGTGGAGTCCAGCCATAAGACAGTCCATGTTGTCTGATTGCCTCTCCATCTGGAGATTTATAGGTGCTAGCTAGCAAACAGAGGCTCCCAACTACAGACATTTCTACAGTCATCAAGTATGATGAGCGTTTCTTGACCTGCAAAGTTCATAACAGCACATAGTAGGAGAAATTCACCATTGTGGGTAAACGCTGAGGTACAAAGTTTCAGATACCAGACTTCTCTGCTAACCTGTGAAGCCCGCTGACACAATGCAGAAGCAAGACCAGAGAGCACAGAAGCTACTAAGACAGGAACAATCCCATAGAAAAGAATTTCATCCGGGTCTCTGCTTGTAGATCCATTGCGGGAACCTTCACCAATGCTCAGAAGAACAGCTGCAACTATCAACAGGAAAAGAGCCCCAATTTGTTGAATTGATTGCTTCTGTCTGatttaaaaacaaaaaaatgCTCTCAGAACCTATGGAGTCAGGAGTAAGGGTTTTCGATAGTCAACCCTTACAGATATGGCCAAGAATCTGACCCATTTGAACTATATAACCATATGTTCTATCTTTTTCTGAAGAATGTCCAAACGAAAAGTATAATCATTTACAATTATTATGAAGTATGTAATAGTACATAGGACAGATGTATTCGAAATTAAGATGAATGCTAGCTGCTACTGTACATAAGAAAGTGAACCAAGAAGATCAAGGTAATAATGATCTTAATGCAAATTTGCTTGGTCCTCTTAACAATTATCTGTGATGGACCCTACATTATGTAAACCATGGTTGGGGAAATTCCAGATTACACTCAGATGAAAAGAAAACAGTTTCGTTCTATTAAATAAACATGTCTTTAAACTCTCTATTCAACAGTCGACAAAAAAAAACTTTAATTGATTAAATCACAACTTGATGTGAGATAAAATTATTTCAACAACTAACCTCAATAGAATGTAAGTAaagaaagcagtgaaaaacaattTTGTCTGGTTCAGCATTGAGAATGTAAGTGAATCGAGATTTTTATATGAGATTTGCAGCAAGCTATTCTGCAGTGCATATGTAGCTGCCGGCAACCCTGACAAGGTTAAGGAGTCAATCAAAGTCCATTCCTTGAATACCTTCCTAAAACTGCCTTCTTTTGCCATGAGAATAAGGGCACAGAAAACCTTGGCAAGCTCACATGCTAATACAGATGAGGTCACGATCACTTCTCGGCTACAACAGTAATAAACATAATTAGTGCAAAACTGGAAAGACAGGACGAATGAATTACAAGATTTTAAGTATGAGAAAGATGAAATACGTCTGTATTCTGTACCCATATGCAAAAGACAGCTAGTTGATAGAACATTTGGAAACAGAAAGAAAAAATGTTGTAGACACAACAGAAACTAACTGCTTAACACAAAAAAATATGAACACCTTAATTAACTTGTGCATTTTTGTGAAATGTGGACAAGAATTTTTTAAATGTGAATCAGGTACTATGATCAAAGACTTTATCATCGGGTGTTTGTAGACCTGGCAGGAGCCAAGTGACAGGAGCCAAGTGACAATGTAGAAAGGGAGCTGGTGACCTTGCAGAATTTTTTCCATTACTATAAATTTTAGCAAGTACTACATATTTGTTTAAATGAAAACAAAAGAGATCAAAATGTCATTTATAGGCCTCAGTTAACAACTTGACAGCTGGTAACTGGTAGGTCATATCGACATAATTACTGTCACTTAAGGACACTTTCTTCATTCAACAATGGTGACTTGGTGAGACAAAATTTAAAATAGGGAAGATGCAACTGCAGAAGAGAAGGGAACATGATATGACAAATGAATCATTTAACTACAGACACCAGCGAGTAAAAAGTCTAACTAGAAGGTCGGATACAGTGGTCTAAATGTTTATTTCCTCGTGTAATGTTTTCTCTCACATTCAGATAACATTCAATCATAAACCTCGCTTTCAAAATATCCACCACTTTTCTGTTAAGCAGTAATGACTAACAAACAAAATTTAAGACCCGGCAAATATCTTAATTTTAGGTTGGGACGTTGGGTATAATTACATCCTCCAAAATCAACATTATTTGTTTACATGGCTCATCTTTGCTATTTATTATTAAGTTCAAAATGTTGATTGAATAAATCCCAATTAAAATTACTAACAAAAGATAAATTTTGCACAACTGCTGCGGAATTTGTTCGCAAGAGACACTACAAGTAACATCTTATTCTTCATTTAAGTATAACTAGTTATATGATAACATAATAACATCATTTTACacattaatttatttttttgcacTAAATTAGAAATAGTTTAAA is a genomic window containing:
- the LOC141712753 gene encoding UDP-N-acetylglucosamine transporter ROCK1 — encoded protein: MAGIKPKSSASRVDTKTINTRIWFYSLLLTLQYGAQPLISKRFTSREVIVTSSVLACELAKVFCALILMAKEGSFRKVFKEWTLIDSLTLSGLPAATYALQNSLLQISYKNLDSLTFSMLNQTKLFFTAFFTYILLRQKQSIQQIGALFLLIVAAVLLSIGEGSRNGSTSRDPDEILFYGIVPVLVASVLSGLASALCQRASQVKKRSSYLMTVEMSVVGSLCLLASTYKSPDGEAIRQHGLSYGWTPLTWIPVLFNAVGGILVGLVTSYAGGVRKGFVIVSALLVTALLQFLVDGIPPSMFCLLALPIVITSISIYQKYPYRIKKKEA